Proteins from one Carcharodon carcharias isolate sCarCar2 chromosome 19, sCarCar2.pri, whole genome shotgun sequence genomic window:
- the LOC121291929 gene encoding zinc finger protein 271-like, with protein sequence MEVKPFKCEVCDRAFTRPSTLVQHRRIHTGERPFKCEVCNKCFAQSSGLVIHRRIHTGEKPYTCEVCGKSFTQSSILRVHQHIHTGEKPFPCKFCHKSFSKSSQLLMHQHIHTGEKPFICEVCDKSFSRYSSLRMHKRIHTGENPFTCEVCVKSFSNASSLRVHQRIHTGKNLFICEVCEKSLSTSSSLRRHQCTHTGKKLFTCKVCDKSFSRSSTLCEHQRIHTGEKPFTCEVCGKAFTQLSHLLVHQTIHTGEKPFSCEVCDKAFATSTRLLMHQGIHTGEKPFRCEVCEMAFTQSSDLLRHQRIHTGEKCFMCEVCDKSFSRSWNLLLHQRIHTGD encoded by the coding sequence ATGGAAGtgaaaccattcaagtgtgaggtgtgtgaccgAGCCTTCACACGGCCATCGACACTCGTGCAACATCGAcgtattcacactggggagaggccgttcaagTGTGAGGTTTGTAACAAGTGCTTTGCACAATCTTCTGGCCTGGTGATTCACaggcgcattcacacaggggagaaaccatacaCATGTGAAGTGTGCGGAAAATCATTCACACAGTCATCGATCCTTCGTgtacaccaacacattcacacaggggagaaaccgttcccatGCAAGTTTTGCCACAAATCTTTCTCAAAGTCATCGCAACTCCTCATgcaccaacacattcacacaggggagaaaccattcatctgtgaagtgtgtgacaaatcattctcacgGTATTCGTCGCTCCGCATGCACAAACGCATACATACTGGAGAGAATCCATTTACGTGTGAGGTGTGTGTCAAATCATTCTCAAACGCATCGTCCCTCCGtgtacaccaacgcattcacactggcAAGAATCTGTTCATATGCGAGGTGTGTGAGAAATCATTGTCAACCTCATCATCCCTCCGTAGACACCAGTGCACTCACACAGGTAAGAAGCTGTTCACATGcaaggtgtgtgacaaatcattctcacgGTCATCGACACTCTGCGAACACCAAcgtattcacacaggggagaaaccattcacatgcgaGGTGTGTGGCAAAGCCTTTACACAGTTATCGCACCTCCTGGTCCATCAGACAatccacacaggggagaaacctttCAGTTGTGAGGTTTGTGATAAAGCTTTTGCAACATCTACGAGGCTCCTGATGCACCAGGGCATCCATacaggggagaaacccttcaGGTGTGAGGTTTGTGAGATGGCTTTCACCCAATCCTCTGATCTCCTCAGGcaccagaggattcacacaggggagaaatgCTTCATGTGTGAGGTGTGCGACAAATCATTCTCACGGTCATGGAACCTCCTGCTCCATCAGAGGATCCATACAGGGGACTAA
- the LOC121291937 gene encoding zinc finger protein 91-like encodes MSSSLLTHQRIHTGGKLFRCEVCDKSFSKSWSLLVHQRSHTGEKPFTCEVCNKSFSQSSALHVHQRSHTGEKPFRCEVCDKSFSNSSHLRVHQYIHTGKKPFMCKVCNKSFSMSWALLNHQRTHTGEKPFTCGICKKSFSRKTTLLEHQYIHTGEKPYTCEVCNKSFSYPSILRVHRRIHTGEKPYKCEMCDKSFSQSGKLRTHQRIHTGEKPFRCEVCEKAFTCSSDLLMHQRIHTGEKPFKCEVCNRSFSKSSNLLQHQHIHTGEKPFTCGLCNKSFSWSTTLLEHQYIHTGEKPYTCEVCNKSFSISSTLLVHRRIHTGEKPFTCEVCHKSFSKSSNLRKHKRIHTGEKPFRCEVCEKAFTQSSDLLIHQRVHTGEKPFRCEVCNKSFSKSSILIEHQRSHTGEKPFTCEQCDRSFSQLSNLRRHQRIHTGEKLFKCGVCDKSFSNSSSLRTHQRIHKQEKPFACEVCDKSFSGSSSFRRHKRIHTSLKPFKCEVCDKSFLCLSALSAHQRIHTGEKPFRCDVCEVAFIHSSDLLIHKRIHTGEKPFTCEVCSKSFSRSSSLHAHERIHIGEKPFMCQMCNKSFSASSTLRVHQRIHTGEKPFMCEVCNKSFSRSTTLRKHQYIHTGKKPFMCKLCNKSFSASSALRIHQRNHTGEKPFVCEVCNKSFSDLAILRAHKRIHTGEKPFTCKICNKLFSRSSNLIAHKRIHTGEKPFTCELCDKSYSWSSALRAHQRIHTGEKPFTCELCNKSFSDSSALCAHQRIHTGEKPFTCEVCNKSFSWSSALHAHQRIHTGEKPFRCEVCETAFTYFSDLLTHQRIHTGEKPFTCEVCDKSFSRSSNLRVHQRIHTGEKPFTCEVCDKSFSQSSKLLLHQRIHTGDKPLTCKVCAKPFSEPSNLRRHQHIHTGEKPFRCEVCDKSFLQSSKLLLHQRIHIVE; translated from the exons ATGTCTTCGAGCCTCCTGACacaccagaggattcacacaggagggaaacTATTCagatgtgaggtgtgtgacaaatcgtTCTCCAAGTCATGGAGCCTTCTCGTGCACCAACGcagtcacacaggggagaaaccattcacgtgtgaggtgtgcaacaaatcattctcacaGTCATCGGCCCTCCATGTGCACCAACGCAgtcacacaggggagaagccattcaggtGCGaagtgtgtgacaaatcattctctaACTCATCACACCTCCGGGTACACCAATATATTCACACTGGCAAAAAACCGTTCATGTGCAAGGTATGCAACAAATCGTTCTCAATGTCATGGGCACTGCTCAACCACCAACGtactcacacaggggagaaaccattcacgtgcGGGATTTGCAAGAAATCATTTTCGCGTAAAACAACCCTCCTTGAACACCAATacattcacaccggggagaagccTTACACGTGTGAagtgtgcaacaaatcattctcatACCCATCGATTCTCCGTGTACACcggcgcattcacacaggggagaaaccgtaCAAGTGCGAaatgtgtgacaaatcattctcacagtCAGGAAAGCTCAGGACACACCAGcggattcacacaggggagaaaccattcaggtgTGAGGTTTGTGAGAAGGCTTTCACCTGCTCCTCTGATCTCCTGATGcaccagaggattcacacaggCGAGAAACCCTTCAAATGTGAGGTGTGTAACAGATCATTCTCAAAGTCAtcaaacctcctccaacaccaacacattcacacaggggagaagccattcacgtGCGGGTTATGCAACAAATCATTCTCGTGGTCAACGACTCTCCTCGAACACCAATacattcacaccggggagaaaccATACACCTGTGAagtgtgcaacaaatcattctccATCTCATCGACTCTCCTCGTACACcgacgcattcacacaggggagaaaccattcacgtgtGAGGTGTGTCACAAATCATTCTCAAAGTCTTCAAACCTCAGGAAACAcaaacgcattcacacaggggagaaaccattcaggtgTGAGGTTTGTGAGAAAGCTTTCACCCAATCATCTGATCTTCTTATACACCAGAGAGtacacacaggggagaaacccttcaGGTGTGAGGTGTGCAACAAATCCTTCTCAAAGTCATCAATCCTCATTGAACACCAACGcagtcacacaggggagaaaccattcacatgcgaGCAGTGTGACAGATCATTCTCACAGTTATCGAACCTCCGCAGGCACCAACGC attcacactggggagaaactgttcaagtgtggggtgtgtgacaaatcattctcaaaCTCATCGTCCCTCCGaacacaccaacgcattcacaaaCAAGAGAAACCGTTCGCGtgcgaggtgtgtgacaaatcattttcGGGGTCATCAAGCTTCCGCAGACATAAACGCATTCACACCAGCCTGAAGCCATttaagtgtgaggtgtgtgacaaatcattcttaTGTTTATCTGCCCTCAGcgcacaccaacgcattcacacaggggagaaaccattcaggtgTGATGTTTGTGAGGTGGCTTTCATCCACTCCTCCGATCTCCTGATCCACAAgaggattcacacaggggagaaaccattcacatgcgaGGTTTGCAGCAAGTCTTTCTCACGGTCATCGAGCCTCCATGCACACGAACGTATTCACATTGGAGAGAAACCATTCATGTGCCAAATGTGCAACAAATCGTTCTCAGCCTCATCAACCCTTCGagtacaccaacgcattcacacaggggagaaacccttcaTGTGTGAGGTatgcaacaaatcattctcacGGTCAACCACACTCCGCAAACACCAGTACATTCACACAGGGAAGAAACCATTCATGTGCAAgttgtgcaacaaatcattctcgGCCTCATCAGCCCTCCGTATACACCAACGTAATCACACTGGAGAGAAACCATTTGTGTGCGaggtgtgcaacaaatcattctcagACTTAGCAATCCTCCGCGCACACAAAcgcattcacaccggggagaaaccATTTACATGCAAGATATGTAATAAATTATTTTCACGGTCATCAAACCTCATTGCACACAAACGCATTCACACCGGGGAAAAACCATTCACGTGTGAGCTGTGTGATAAATCATACTCCTGGTCATCAGCCCTCCGTGCACACCAGCGTATTCATACAGGTGAGAAACCGTTCACATGTGAGCTGTGTAATAAATCCTTCTCGGACTCATCGGCCCTCTGTGCAcatcaacgcattcacacaggggagaaaccattcacttgTGAGGTATGCAACAAATCATTCTCGTGGTCGTCAGCACTCCAtgcacaccaacgcattcacacaggagagaaaccCTTCAGGTGTGAAGTTTGTGAGACTGCATTCACCTATTTCTCCGATCTCCTAACacaccagaggattcacacaggCGAGAAACCATTCACGTGCGAGGTGTGTGACAAGTCATTCTCACGGTCATCGAACCTGCGtgtacaccaacgcattcacacaggggagaaaccattcacatgtgaggtgtgtgacaaatcattctcacagtCATCAAAACTCCTGCTCCATCAGAGAATTCACACAGGGGATAAACCACTCACATGCAAGGTTTGTGCCAAACCATTCTCGGAGCCATCAAACCTCCGCagacaccaacacattcacacaggggaaaaaccattcaggtgtgaggtgtgtgacaaatcgtTCCTGCAGTCATCGAAACTCCTGCTCCATCAGAGGATCCATATAGTGGAGTAA